The stretch of DNA actgacgaaattctttttgtttttgtagtgtGCTGCCGATGGAGCTGGATGAAAGTCATTTTagtaaaatcgattatttttctgACAAATTCTATCAATTCTTCTATAAACAACTGCACAGTCACAGTGTAGTGTGTTAAAACTTCTGAAATAACTATAAAGCTTACGTTCTCTAGTTTACCATCTTTTttgtagtacaggtcggactcgattctatgtgattcgattatatacaattttggactcgattataaacagtttgaattttttttacatttcaaatattactggtttcaagaaaaaatataacctttgaacgttaaggtagaatttaagtggctattatacagtggggtaaaaatcgtgatttttgaagatttgcttgaattttcaccaggaattgtttatatcgatattgcagcgaaattaagaaagatagaagttggatgtcaaagaacaaattgtagagtggtttgaaaacattaatttatagaaacaatcaagttcaatatcaatttttgggataaaatcaataatcacacaataaaaattactaactttgaaatttccacttccaaaaCAGTTATTGTAATCCACTAATTAAGATGTtcaactactatatcctgtactaattttctcatctttcaaacgaAGACAGTAGAATTGGCTTACGtaacgtactttttagtgtggagccagtttgaggcaatagaatccgaaacaaaaaaaaaagttctataactctgtcattgttgaaatttgaacatatgcgtagaaggatttttttcatcaaatataatcatcTATCatagtggttttcaacctttttgctcagttcccccctttacgaatgttaatcccagtgcttcacccccatcagtattttgtaagaaagtctGAAGCATATTTGTaagaatacaaacggttttcaagttatattcgcaacaaatttgattttatacctGTATCTGACTACAAAAAAGATATATAAAGTTTGGCAATTCAGTACCTGCACCTGAATGATTTCCGTcaaaatcgtaatttttgagaacgttgtcgaaaagcacacctcctgtcttcgatatccactctgtcatggtgttttgttcccatcagcaaaagaaaaaaatccagaaattcAGATTCACATAATTTCTACGCAAAATACAGCATCGCTCGTAACGCTTATTCCGCATATCAGGATAAAAATcgatcatttgtagatcgatGAATTGGTTCTGAAGTTGATCCCGaactttcgtcactgccagtcCAGATGGCTTTTCAAatcatgtccaaatttgttctttgatataaggaaaatatgtttcaagtttaacttgtttTAAAAAGTCTTGACAGATGCAATGCTGtgcaatttcttttttttatgatcttctgtactgtttcgtcaGCTGTttcatcatcattcactgacgaaagCCTTTCAAATTGCTATGTTATTAAATTTAAATGTAattcagatttggaaatgtttgccgaggatcgcaaattttagcgtatccaataaagtttttgtggcaatttttgttaactctcctgtactcgcgtgcaaaatcataacacgtatactcgcgtacggtgtcacagaccgaaaattgaacttctctgtaatgtttccATTGTGAATTTTCCatgctttattggcatttatttgaagaagattgtatgattgaatgaaaaactaaaaaaatatgtttacttcGTCTTTATTaggttttaatagtcatctaattcagccttctaaaaacagagtaattttggatattccaacacgaataacgaaatttgaatttttcactgttattaattaaaagtgagcaactgaatataattcaaggaagtataaagagctaaaaaataacataaaaacgtattaatcgattgtgatttcattggagtaagaatcagaacatagcataactgcatgctcgaaacaaaaatattttttacatttcattcagttgttgcgtgtttttcgggtcttttatcgaagagaataaTCTATAACAACCTTCTAGAAaaataccagatgataaaggttctggaatataaagtttgcatataactaatattctttgtctctgtattcttggtaaactaagatatgatgcctttttttagatggggcataaaaagatgatataaaaagatttctaggaagttcattttctttttcttgttttcttgtcgatattatccattataaaaaatatacacgaaactataactgttaaaaataatcataagccaccgattagtttatagtttacagtttacaattcttccacaagtgaaattctttcacaagtgtggatatctatgaccattatatttagcgaataactatactaaagtcaaatatttatattttgcttttgaacgtatgaatctaacgacgaaaagttaatatatggatccgttcaatccagttacaaaagggactgaaatcaaagaggaatagtccggtaatgatcttatgctttatattcaataaatattccacgccactaacatcaatttatacatttccttcaacaatattatagaatatgaaaaaaggcacttgtccaaaaaagttactcctatactcgcgtcggtgtgtcagaccgaaagtgttaaaataagtggcacacgtcccctttgtaccaacacatgcgatacgctaaacgataacgaacgacgaataacgaagctaaagagaatcgcaaagtcgtagtgttgatattttctgagaaatgaacgaattattgatttctcggtctgacagaccaatgcgcgagtataggagtgttaatcatAGTCAACTTCAAAGCGATTTTCCAAATGTCAACAAATGTGCAATATTCCCCACCGCTTGagaaattctggaaaaaaaaatatttttcatgtaagaaaggtgttttctgacttcaagggaatgaaaaaaaattgattcttattttattttcaataaacaaaaatatatgcataaaaaccgaataaaaaaattttttttgactcgattatatacaggattcgattatatgcagtgaaaaaaaatcggcgactgtatataatcgagaccgCGCTGAATATTTCAAATGGGTGAATAGTTGCATGCGAGTTATTCCAGTGATAAGCACGTGCCGCATTTTGAATTACGAAAGAATAATTctctgaaaaatcacaaattactATTATTTCTCCTTGTCTCAGAGATTTTTTTTGATTTCGCAAAAAAAAGCAGGCTGCTGTTTGTAATTAAAGTCATGCTCTATGAGTTTGTCTACTTTATCAACAAAATACGGCACAAATTCATCGATTGGTTTTAACAATTGATGAATTGATGATTTGGAAACAGCACTATAGCTTTATGATTGGGCTgttaaacaaaatgacaaatgtatcacGAAGTTGAATTTCTGTTACGTATCCGAAGAACAGCATACAAAAAAGGCAAATGAACTTAAAGAACTATTCAATCACGCGAAACCAAATCGGGAACACAAAAATGTCATTGCTTTATTCCTGTAGATGAGAAAAAAATCGCAGCTAAAaggttttcaaattcagtagacAATTCCAAAATCTTCAGAATGTTagatgaaaagaaaaaataggaaagatatgatgattgtatctcttagaatataagttaacatgtacatgatataagatcagatgaataaataatgaatttaatgtcaaaaaatgtcataagttcgaaatttgaaatcaaatcCTCTAAAACTctcattcaacatttttattatttatattattttggGTTTGCTTTCTCcactgaaaaaagaaataaactttcattcaaatattgaaaaagtttttgttagaaaaacttttgtgtattaaatatgcacaagttgcaatgtacggaagagttgtagggcaaaTATTTATCTACCACTTCATCAAAACCTGAGATGAAGTGTTTCCAcgcttcacggtggaaacggaatgaaacgtatccgcgatgacaacggtacggtgtcgacatctggatacgaaattagttacCCACTacaactcatcattataatatcaaattatcttcagataaaattttcgtatgagattattataccacatgaaaaaaacaaagtttttcattcacattgaacaacAGTtagatacgaagaagttaattttcattaactattttgatttgaaaagtgctcattctgccttaaaactcattattatctttgacacttcactaactcgtaaaacgtagttcaatggcgtgccgttttgaccgtgaagtgtattcgagaatcaagcCCAATGCTTTATAATGACCGTTGCTGTTGTTCAACGAAGATAAAACCGCACGAGTTGGAATCGCTTCGaagctttttcacaaaaaatgcgCCTCTATGTTATATGCCATTATAGGGCAAGGAACTACCATGTTATCATGCGCGTGTAACTATACCTGACATAAATTGTTCCATTCGTGTGCTCACACGGAGCAACTGCATGATTATATCTTACTCCTCACATGCAGACGGGTCAAGCTCTGCACAGTACTCTTTCGATGCGCTGTTCCGCCAAGTATTCCAGCTTTGCCGACATTGTTCAACACTCGTTACCCTGTATCGTCGTCACAGAAGTATTTGCTACCAAGCCGTAAAATAGCGCAGAGGATTGTAGAGACGCAGAACCGAACCGCCTTCGGGTCAAGTGAGCAAATGCTGGTTGAGACTTTCACTCCCAGCTACCGCACACCGCTGTCTCGTTCGACAACACCGCCCATCGTTGCCACGTCGGTCCTTCAAGTTTTAGAATTAAAACGCCGACCTCTTGGAGATGCTGCGGTTGTCGATCTTTAATAACGGCACGgatattgttttttgatgggaaaaattcctgaacaatgcAGTggatgacgaaatgttattccacttctgctcctccgagaacaacagtttatcggtggtttttAAATCTAAAATGGCCCGTAAAAGTACCGCAAATGCACCTCTCTCTGGAATGCCAAAAGAGGCTacaaatccagaaatcgtaaaacaggcatcgactcgttttgaacgatcgtaaagtgaagttgcgcgagttagctgaggccaaaagaacgagtgggatacattttgcgcgatattttggacatgaaaaagttatccgcgcgatgggtgccacgtttgctgaccgttgaccgggtttggcgttgttgaagcgtaatcgtgtggacttctttcgacgttttgtgacaatggatgaaacaaggatccattaccacactcctgagtccattaggcagtctgcagagtggcactgaggcatatttcgaagacttaccACTATGTTTCGGGGTTTGGGaaattaaataattgaatttcactAAGTGTGAAATGAGATGAAACATGCGTGAGAAAGAAGAATAGATTAAGGATAATGCTACATTCGTACCACAGAAAAGGAaccgaaatgttggaaactcacTATACCAAGTTTATTGCCCTCAgaagaaactatgttgaggaataaagacagctttgcccaaaaaacaattgttttcattaaacatTCCGGAACTTTTCAACCCATGTAGTACATCTCTCGCCGAAAAACGCTAAATATTCTTGGAGTATTAGTTGACTACAAACTTCGTCATTTCGATAAAGTTACGAAGAGTTGTACCACCCGGTGAATCTCACCGGAGCAACAACAGAAAGATCCGACTACGGGTAGCCAAAGCAGTCGCCTCACGTATGGCCTCGAGCCATAAGCTCCCAAAAACTTTAGCACCGATCTATAACAAGGTACTACGAACAGTTTTCGAATTCCtgccatcaacaccagctgcctctgtgTGCGCTGAAATTGGAGAACCACCTTTCGATCCAATCATCGACTCGACGATCGTATCAAGGACTGCAGTAAAATCGTCTCCATTTTACCAACAGGGagatttctttaaaaaatagtgACATGCTACTCGACGGCTCGTCTCATTACTGGTTAATTATTTTTTGGTaatgatggttttttttttataaattcatgagcttactttttatttattaaacacTATATTAGAGCGGAAACGAAAAcatacaaatttgtgaattgtgTGCGGTTTTGTTTTGTATACAAAGGGAGTAAACGATTGTCGCATGCGGTCATAAAACCGTTGCGTTTTTGTGAGTCAGTTTATACGCGTAGCGCGTATTCAAAGTGGAGGTAGATTATACGAAAACAATCAATGTGGCTAACTGGCGTTGTTCTGCTGTTGATTGAAGCAAAAAAATGTCTTGACGGACATGTCAAAGAAATGATCTACTTTTGATGGATGAGTGTTTGGAAAACAAGAGAATATGATTGTGATTATGCTAcatcttagaggcgaatgaactgcaaagtttaaagcctcttaaaaacaaagaatgaatgaattatGCTACACTGCCAGCTTCTTATCTAAAACTAGCGGTAGGAGGTACACCAACCTGTCTGCCCTTAacaacacgatcctgcagcgggTGGCGCATTCCAACCTCCTACATGGTGGCAAAACAATTATGGTCTGAGTGAACGAGATGAAACATGCGTGTGGATTATATGTCGAATGAGATTGCACTCTTCAGTGTACTCTTCATTGTGGCAGAGTGCGGATCAGCGCGCTTCAGTGGACACAGGTTTTCGCATACTCGAATTCCCAAAATAAAGAGAGTGTGAGAGGGTGTGACCCACTCGCACCAAGATTTCTGCCAGCTAGCGCACATTGGCTCTTTATATATTCGCCGGTGAAAGTGAAAGCGCATGGTTTCTCTTTGGTGAGTGATGACTGTGTGCTCAGTTTAGGCATGAAACTCGCGCGCGGGTGTATCATTTTAGTGAAAATGCAATCACTGCCTCTTGTTATCCGGTGAAGTTTTCTAAATGGTATATAGATGGAAAATATAAACTGTGGTTCATATCTCACGAGTTGTTAGAGGAATGACGCTCCAATGCCCTGCGGTAACAAAGGATGGATAAACATACTGTGAGCAtgccaatggctttcgtcaaaaaatattttttacatctTGGGTTGAACCATCTCGGTCATGCATCGAGTCTCATCACACTTTGAAAATAAGGATGCCCATATGATTCCCTAGAGATTGGGGCTACTCAACTCTAACGTGGGTCTTTTCATAGAGCTTCTAAGTGAATTCGTGTTTTCTATCGTCAATCGAAGTTCTCTACAGGCTGAGGAAAGGATCCTATGCATCATAAACACTGATGGGtaaaaaaaatttgcaacgcGCTAATATATATCCGCTTACAATGATGAACCAGTGATAATTGCTCTGCAATTATTGGAATGGTAGTTACAAGtagattaaaaaaattaacataaaattaaaaCTACATAGTGTAGAAAAATACGATTTAAACGTTTTCATATCCATCTTCCGTCCGTTGCAGAATATAGAAACGGTTGGCTGATACGTACTGCTACGAAGTCGTTCGCAGTTTACGCGGCCACACAGACCGAGAAACAGGAATGGATGGCTCACATAAATAAATGTATTGAGGATTTGTTGCGTAAAAGTATATTTCCATCCTAGGAAAAACATTATACGCGTACTaaatgtatgatttttttttcgacaggTGGTAAGAAGCCAGTAGAGAATCATGCAGCTGTTTGGGTACCTGACAGTGAAGCTAATGTTTGCATGCATTGTAAGAAAACACAATTTACGATGCTTATTCGGAGGGTGAGTAAAATTGTAGAGATTTAACCTCAACATCAATAATTATAATTATGTTTTATTTGCAGCATCACTGCCGAAATTGTGGTGCAGTAGTTTGTGGGCCTTGTTCATCGAAAAAATTCCTTCTGCCAGGGCAGAGCAATAAACCTTTACGTGTCTGTTTGGACTGCTACGACAATTTAAGCTCCTTGAAACGAGAAGAAGTACACTCTCATTTACATTGTAGCGTCCATTCGTTGTTTACCACTATGTCGAAATTTCAGAACAAAACAATTAACGCGAATAATAACAAGCCCATTACATCCCCGGAAAGCTCTGGTGATGATGATTCTGACGACGAGGAGGATTCTAAAGAAACTCATGATCAGGTATGTATTCTATGGAATTTTGTCAATTCGTTTTTGTATCATGTATGACAATTTCATTTTGGACGCAAGTTCATTTACTAATTCGAAACATCCACTTATTTTGCAATGTTTTATTTTGATAACTTGATATGATTTTTCTAAGAACATTGAAATGTATTTGCCATAAAAATGTCCTCTACCGAAATCATATAAGAGAACTTAAGCTAACTATTAGCAGTAATAGAGATCACTCCCATATTCGGGGAATTTCTCATATGACCTCGTATTTGTTTTCAATGTGACAACATTGATgatattttcaaacatgtttccTAAAGAATGCCTACATTTGTTTTAACAGTGCTTGTGAATTGTAAAACGTGAATGTTGTATGCCTTCCAAAACCCTAGGTCGTGGAGGAATTATGTTTGGGTAATTGTTATATCTCTCTTGGCTAGTTTTGATCAGCAGTCACCAATCACAATTAGCATCCTTCGGAAATGGAATTTTCACGATTCGTAAAATATTCATAGTGGGTTTCTTCTTCTTTGGATTCCGCTGTTCGATACCCAAAGAACCATTATATtaagttggggaaaaagaaaaccATTGTTTTTGCGTCAAATTCTAAATTTGTATTTAagatgcttcggattgtccgatttgggttaaatatgcaccgttttgttgtataaTTTGTTGTCATTTTGAAGGTAGCCTtataatgcctctctcatagaagtcttggttcttattggcgaaaaactctagcaatcgaCGCAATCACAATCTTCTCTTTACCTCAATTTCTTATtactcaggaagttttgcaGTGCTAGAAAAAGGTTGTAATCGCTTGATGCTagatccggactatatggtggatggaTTTAAGAATTCCGTTTGGCTAAGACTCAAAAAATTCTGAACGGAATCGACGAAACCAAAATTACATGTAATtagctgttacagtatcggcaccatatacagtaaacattcgctaACTGCTCGAAAAGgtaagaccagttatcgacattcgcgttttaactttCGTGACAACAGGtttaatggcgggtttacattagggagatctatagatggatttattcacgcgaaaatagatgtaaacgggtgagaatgtatgatacacttcttcgaggtatatagGGTAGATGTACCAGTAATAGTGGGTCTAAGCATTAGTgctataaaaaaactaaaattttgaaatttattttgtgaaTTTGCTTGAGGATTTGTATGTGTATGATGTAAAAgtgaataaattttcaaatgccATTAGAatgttgacatttttttaacaaatcttatgaaaaaattagatattcGGAATTAGTGTCACGTTCTAATAATAGAGCCAATATTCCTATAATAGTGGAACATGTTCTAGTAATAGTGGATTTTTTTCTTAGAGTAGTGTTTCTGTGAATGAGTGAGATTGTTTTTTTCGTCTTCATTATTGCATTACAATGCACCCTATGTGTTCCTTCCATAATCTAGGGTAATGAGTTAAACTTCATATTCTGATACGTAAGGTGAAACTAAAACACGTCCCCCACGCCCTACTTTTACTACATCTTATTTCGAGACAACGAATACCCTACCACTACTTATacctttatgaattttatgcaaaggCTCAAAAACCTTTGACTGAATGCGAATCAAACTTGTGATGTACCTTATTGGCAGTTAAACCTATAGAATCTATCATTTATCTTAATGAAGAATAGATTTCacacataatttttttccaaattattttcattttattgcaCATAACAAAAAAGCATATTTAATAAACATTTCCAATAATAATATCAACGCTTTGAGAGCTTCAACGCTTGAAGAAGCTCCAATTTATCTCTTCTCATACCATCGGCTTTCAAATGCTTGAACAGTCTATTTAATTCACGTTCTTTTTTCCTCTGCAATATTTCAAGGTGTTTCTGCTCGCGCAATTCctctttatgttttttaactgtctctctttccgcagctttctgtagcttcatatcatcagcgtgcttcttatttttctttttttgttc from Toxorhynchites rutilus septentrionalis strain SRP chromosome 3, ASM2978413v1, whole genome shotgun sequence encodes:
- the LOC129777598 gene encoding pleckstrin homology domain-containing family F member 1 homolog, yielding MVDKLVNSEANARRIQMVENCFGSSGQPLFVPGRVLVGEGVLTKMCRKRPKARQFFLFNDILVYGNIVIGKKKYNKQHLIPLEEVQLQALEDNGQYRNGWLIRTATKSFAVYAATQTEKQEWMAHINKCIEDLLRKSGKKPVENHAAVWVPDSEANVCMHCKKTQFTMLIRRHHCRNCGAVVCGPCSSKKFLLPGQSNKPLRVCLDCYDNLSSLKREENKTINANNNKPITSPESSGDDDSDDEEDSKETHDQPKFYGDEKPEK